Proteins from one Shewanella pealeana ATCC 700345 genomic window:
- a CDS encoding OsmC family protein, producing MSFNINLSWHTSAEPVVEPQSFCRDHQITFGSGQQVQGSSAPEYSGNAVHVNPEESLLAALSSCHMLTFLTIAHLKRLPIISYQDKAYAELGKNAAGKIFVSKIVLSPMVEFATEVDQDVIAKIHEKSHSNCFIANSLSPETIFEIK from the coding sequence ATGAGTTTTAATATTAATCTCAGTTGGCATACATCTGCAGAGCCAGTTGTAGAACCACAAAGCTTCTGCCGAGATCACCAAATCACATTTGGCAGCGGTCAGCAAGTCCAGGGCTCATCCGCCCCTGAATATAGCGGCAATGCCGTTCATGTTAACCCAGAAGAAAGTCTACTCGCTGCGCTAAGCTCCTGCCATATGTTAACCTTCCTAACTATTGCGCATCTAAAGCGTCTGCCTATAATCTCATATCAAGATAAAGCCTATGCAGAACTTGGTAAGAATGCAGCCGGAAAAATCTTTGTCAGTAAAATAGTCTTGAGCCCAATGGTTGAGTTTGCTACCGAAGTTGATCAAGACGTTATCGCCAAAATCCATGAAAAGTCTCACAGTAATTGTTTTATTGCTAATAGCTTAAGCCCTGAGACAATATTTGAAATCAAATAA
- a CDS encoding DUF3325 domain-containing protein: protein MILSLLGFSYLAFGLLALAMFSHYRDTFGKAPSPTQAKVLYIAGWLAVAGTYWGCIANLGAAYGSILFFGLLSFAGLLVILMLSYRAKFLPYSMALSTVFSSILVGFN, encoded by the coding sequence GTGATCTTAAGTCTATTAGGATTTAGCTACCTCGCATTTGGCTTATTAGCGTTAGCTATGTTCTCTCACTATCGAGACACTTTTGGCAAGGCTCCGAGTCCAACACAGGCTAAAGTTTTATATATTGCAGGATGGCTTGCGGTAGCAGGCACTTATTGGGGATGTATCGCCAACCTAGGTGCCGCTTACGGCAGCATCCTATTCTTTGGTTTGCTTTCTTTTGCAGGCTTGTTGGTTATTCTAATGTTGAGCTATCGTGCTAAGTTTCTGCCTTACTCTATGGCATTAAGTACTGTATTTAGCTCGATTCTAGTTGGGTTTAATTGA